GGGCCAGCGACGAAGGATATGCCCGCACGCAGCAGGGATTTGTGTTCCAGCGTCCGGTGATGTTGCGGCGCACAGTGCTGGAGAATCTCATGTACCCCCTCCGTATGCGCGGCGTGGGGAAAGCCGATGCACAATTGCAGGCGCGCGAATGGGGGGAGCGGGTCGGTTTGGCCGATTTGCTGGACCGTGCAGCGCCTCATCTGTCAGGAGGCGAGCAACAAAAGCTGGCCCTTGCGCGCGCTATGATCACCCAGCCGCAGGTGCTGTTTCTGGACGAGCCTACGGCCGCGCTTGATGGGCGTGCCACGCGGGAGATTGAGGCGGTACTGCACGCGGCAAAAGCATCGGGGATGCAACTGATCCTATCTACCCATGATTTGGGTCAGGCCAAACGGCTGGCGGATGAGGTCGTATTTATGCTGCACGGTCGGGTGCACGAACACAGCACCGCACGAAATTTTTTTGACGCCCCAAAAAGCCTTCAGGCACGGGCCTTTCTTAGAGGAGATATTGTGGAATGAGACATCTGGTTTTTGCCGCGTTTATGGCGGTTTGGGGCGGCGCGGCGTTCGCCCAGGATGTGATGCGGATGGCGGTCACGACCTCGTTCCAAAGCTCCGGTTTGGCAGAGATATTGCTGCCGGCGGTTGCGGATGATCTGGGGATCGAAGTGCAGCTTGTCGTGGTCGGCACGGGTCAAGCACTCAAGCTGGGAGAGGCGGGAGACGTCGACGCTATTCTTGTCCACAGCCGCAGCGCAGAGGAGGCATTTGTGAAGGCCGGATACGGGCCGCACCGGCGCGAGATTATGTACAATGATTTCGTCCTCATTGGACCATCCGAGGATCCTGCAAATTTGCGCGGGACGCAGACGGCTGCCACTGCTTTGCAGTCCATCTCGGACAAGCAGGCCACGTTTGTGAGTCGTGGTGATGACAGCGGCACACATAAAACCGAGCTTGATTTATGGAAATCGGCGGCGCTGGATCCTGTTGATTTCGGGGCTTGGTACAAGGCGGTTGGTGCCGGCATGGGCGCGGCGCTTAATACGGCAGCAGGCCTCGACGCCTATATCTTGTCAGACCGCGCAAGCTGGCTCAACTTCGGAAACAAGGGAACGCTCGAGCTTTTATTTTCCGGTGACCCCGTGCTTTTCAACCAGTACGCCTATTTGCCGGTTAGTGTGGAACGTCATCCTCACGTAAAAGGCGGTCTGGCGGAAAAGCTGGAAGGGTGGCTGACCAGCCCGCGCGCTGCTGAGCTGATCAACGGTTATGCGATCAACGGCGAGACATTGTTTACCTTCAACGCCACGCCGTAATTTTTAATCCTTGAACACGGCCATGCCGAGCCATTCCGCGATGAGGGCGGGA
Above is a window of Sulfitobacter guttiformis DNA encoding:
- a CDS encoding ATP-binding cassette domain-containing protein, with protein sequence MVTLFPLTVRGAQTVRRGRVLVGPVDLDLTGAGATVVMGPNGSGKTTLLRLLHGAARLTAGQIKWASDEGYARTQQGFVFQRPVMLRRTVLENLMYPLRMRGVGKADAQLQAREWGERVGLADLLDRAAPHLSGGEQQKLALARAMITQPQVLFLDEPTAALDGRATREIEAVLHAAKASGMQLILSTHDLGQAKRLADEVVFMLHGRVHEHSTARNFFDAPKSLQARAFLRGDIVE
- a CDS encoding ABC transporter substrate-binding protein, yielding MRHLVFAAFMAVWGGAAFAQDVMRMAVTTSFQSSGLAEILLPAVADDLGIEVQLVVVGTGQALKLGEAGDVDAILVHSRSAEEAFVKAGYGPHRREIMYNDFVLIGPSEDPANLRGTQTAATALQSISDKQATFVSRGDDSGTHKTELDLWKSAALDPVDFGAWYKAVGAGMGAALNTAAGLDAYILSDRASWLNFGNKGTLELLFSGDPVLFNQYAYLPVSVERHPHVKGGLAEKLEGWLTSPRAAELINGYAINGETLFTFNATP